Within Cydia fagiglandana chromosome 10, ilCydFagi1.1, whole genome shotgun sequence, the genomic segment ATTAAAATGTAGTGCTTGATattaaaacatgtaaaaattcaatataaaaatattataatttttttgcgTTGGGGCCTGGGGCTCCCtcttaagcccccattcgcacgacagcttgttcaacgcgcgttaagaaagcgtttgaatgacacaaatggatagccatgtatgtattcacacgacagcggtggcgctttttatcaagcgttgttggattttcgactttaagccttggtcgttaaatcgaatttagagtgcagacagattcaagcgcttttttaacgcgcagtgaaaaagctgtcgtgcgattGGGGGCTAAAGGTTCTTGATATTTAACTCAGAATGATGAAATCTTTTAGCGGAGTTCATTCACATAATATGTCATGCTCATGGATATGTCTAATACAAACGTCGCGCAAAAAAAATgcgccaaataaaataaacatacaaagACTGCTCCTGTGCCGTCACATACACGCATGAATCTTGGAGAAATGCAAATTCGCAATATGATTAGCAATACAAATCCTTATTATTTACCTGTCTATCGCAACAATGAAATATTGAAACAAGCACTTGTTTAAACATTTTATTGTGTAGTATAAAAATATAGagatgtataataaaattaacaagTACCCAGcacataaaaaaacatacacTAAAAATAAGtagtagaaataaaaatacttggTTACAGTTTAAAGCAAATATCATGTGATGATATTGTTTTATGTATGTTTGATATACATTATTTCATATAATTTTCAGGTACTGCAATAACAGTCTGAGATTACAAATTATTATGTCATGTAATCtataataaaacattattatcattaatatctatctactttttatttgatattttttactAGTCATATCATAATCACATAACATAACAGATAAAAGTCAATATAATATGGAATGTGTCAGAATAGAACTTATAGAAATGTAAGTAgaagtaacataataaattgtatttttacatttttaaatagatatcttactatcCCCCtgcaattaaaaatatgttatatatggtATATGTGTTCATAACAAATTAGTATGTtagttttttgttgttttcttAAAGTACAGTAAGTTGAGTATTCTTGATAAACATAAATCATATCCATTATGTTCATAATGGTCATAGATCAACGAACAACATGGAGTTCTACAGTAgagttttttgttgttattttagaGAGCAATTGCTGTTCTGATTCCTGTAACAACTCATGCCATACACATTTACCAATGAGGGGCACCTCTTCTATAGGAGGCCTAAACGCTACCAACAGGGTCAGGCAACAGCCGTCACTTGAGGGATCGGCCTCCACATTGAGGAGGCCCAGAGGCCGGTGTTGCCCGACATCAGCCCCAAACATTTCCACCATAAACCTCCTCAATGTTGAGTGCACACTCTTAGCTGGGTTAATTTCACAAACCGGAAAATGTATGGCAGTTTTTTCACTCAACAACACATGGAGCCTGTTCGTACTTCGCCTTTTAATAACTACAATGAGCCTTAGCAGATCTTTGACATGTGGAACAGCAGCGGGTAAAAGGTCTTTGTGCCATCCCTTTCCAGGATGACTTTGTTTGTACAATTGAGTCTTTTCAATTAGGTGCAAGATGTCATTGGACCTCAAAGTTATCTCTTGTAAGTTTGAAATCCATTTTGCTTGTAATGATTCCTTATCAGCTTTGGCGGGAGTCTTGAGTTCGCCTCCTGTGACGTCAGCAGTGAGCACGAACCTGTACCACATGCCGCCGGCGGTCTCCACGACCAGCAGCGTCGTGGGGTCGCAATGCAATCCTGTTTCTTCAAGCACTTCTCTCATAGTGGCCTGCACTATAGTCTCACCTTTCTCCATGCGCCCTGCGGGCAAGTACCACTTGCCGGCACAACTTTCCTTCGCTTCCTGCATCATTAATATTTCATTTCGTTCGTTGATTATAACACAGGCCACAACGTATGTTACATTTTCTCCGAGTACCGGTTTAAAGTTAGACGGCGTTGTCGGTGTGATGCCTTGAGATTCCGCAACAGAATTTTGATCGGCAATGGTAAAGTCACAGAAGTCTTCGCCTTCCAATCCTAAACCTTCCAGTAACCGAGCAACATTTGTATCTACTTGGCGCGACATATTTACCCACTTTTCTAAAAGAAATGACACAGCGTACTTAACAAATGATTTGACTGATCAATAGTAACGAACTGGACTTGCAGGTTTTGTTTATGCAATTTTAATATCCATTAACGAGCATTAggaatttaaacaaaaatatttcgcACACTTTTGTGTTTACGTCATAATTGTTCCGTTTCCGAATGACGTTTGATTGACAAGACAAGTATCCTGCAGCCATGGATTGGCCCACATTCCACAAGATACAGCTAAGCGAGGtgtggcaaaaaaaaaatatagaggTAAATGAAAATTACTTGACCACGCAAATTCAACATGCGTGATTGTGAAATCATAAGttcattattataataaatactaaaatatttaatataataatatatactttATTTAAAAAGAGGTCTGCATATTCGCATTGTTTGAGACACGTTTTATACCTTCGAGTTTAGCAGCGAAATGTCAAAATCTGAATGAATGAATTCGAGCGCCCCGAACGAAGCGATTGACAGCCAGCGGGTCGAACAGCTTTTCTTTCTATCATCGTGCATTTGGTGATTTTAAATCAAATTACGCCAAATTCTAATCAGAAACAATGTCTTTGACTAAAACACATATGCTGGTATGTACctgatatttattaatattatgtttaatAATGTTTATAACCTTTCTGACACTGTTACGTAATGTTTCTTTAGGTGCGATCCCTGAGCACCTCGACCGCTGCTGCTCAGCTCGTGAAACCTCCTGTACAAGTCTTTGGTTTGGAGGGTAGATATGCGTCGGCTTTGTACTCGGCGGGCAGCAAGAACAAGTGTTTGGATGCTGTTGAGAAGGAACTTTCCTCGTTCCAGCAAAACATGAAGACTGACGCAAAACTGAAGGAGTTCCTTATTAATCCGACCTTGAAAAGGAATCTTAAAGCGGAGGCCCTTAAACATGTTACCAGCAAGGTATTTAgctttataaattttactaGCTTTCATGTTTTAACTGGATTCACTTGTTGTGGGCAGTGGATGGTGGTAAGATTATATGGCTATTCACATTTAAGAAATTTTGCCTACCTATTATAAATTTGCCATTGACTAACCAAGGCTTTACACAATGTAAGCTAAGGTTTAAATTCACATGAACATCATTAAATTTGTAGTTATTGCCTACAGTCAAATTACAAAGATCATTCATTCTTATCCCCTCTGCCAAAAAACTGTCCTGCAGTTTGGCACAAgaaaaaaatctgtaaaataGGGTTCATAtcgaatgaataaatgattattgaatattttttttatttgttaatatttaattttgtatactCCTATATAAcatttaagaaataaaaatacctgTTTTACAACTCTTATCATTTTCCACAGATCAGCCTATCCCCTGCCACAGGCAACTTGTTGTGCTTGATGGCTGAGAATGGCCGCCTCGACAAGTTGGATGCTGTCATCAACGCCTTCAAGATCATGATGGCTGCACATCGTGGGGAGGTCACCTGCGAGGTTGTCACTGCCAAACCCCTGGATGCAGGGCAGAAACAGAACTTGGAAGCTGCACTCAAGGTACTATAGATCACTTCAAAGTTGCTAAAGATAATGTAAGATAACGTCTTGTCTTGGAGCCTCGGGATTGAAGTAGATAGGGGGTCTGTGGTTTGATTATGTGCCTAGATAGAAGATATAAAGATCAAAACCTAGTATCCGATTAATCGAAAAACAACACCTATTaatgaaatgtatttaaaaaatacatttgttgcTAATTGTTACATTTGAAACAATTTTTGTCTTTTCATTTCCAGAAATTCCTGAAGGGCAATGAGACTCTCCAGCTGACGGCTAAGGTTGATCCCTCCCTCATGGGAGGAATGGTCGTCTCCATTGGCGACAAATATGTGGACATGAGTGTTGCCAGCAAAGTCAAGAAATACACAGAGCTCATCAGCACCGCtgtttaaaatatgtaaacaaTAGTTGTCAAGAATAACCTAGTAAAGCatacattaaattaaatcaatTGAAAATCATTTGTATTTGTCTTAAATTTAACTT encodes:
- the LOC134667931 gene encoding ATP synthase subunit O, mitochondrial; protein product: MSLTKTHMLVRSLSTSTAAAQLVKPPVQVFGLEGRYASALYSAGSKNKCLDAVEKELSSFQQNMKTDAKLKEFLINPTLKRNLKAEALKHVTSKISLSPATGNLLCLMAENGRLDKLDAVINAFKIMMAAHRGEVTCEVVTAKPLDAGQKQNLEAALKKFLKGNETLQLTAKVDPSLMGGMVVSIGDKYVDMSVASKVKKYTELISTAV
- the LOC134667929 gene encoding 8-oxo-dGDP phosphatase NUDT18 yields the protein MSRQVDTNVARLLEGLGLEGEDFCDFTIADQNSVAESQGITPTTPSNFKPVLGENVTYVVACVIINERNEILMMQEAKESCAGKWYLPAGRMEKGETIVQATMREVLEETGLHCDPTTLLVVETAGGMWYRFVLTADVTGGELKTPAKADKESLQAKWISNLQEITLRSNDILHLIEKTQLYKQSHPGKGWHKDLLPAAVPHVKDLLRLIVVIKRRSTNRLHVLLSEKTAIHFPVCEINPAKSVHSTLRRFMVEMFGADVGQHRPLGLLNVEADPSSDGCCLTLLVAFRPPIEEVPLIGKCVWHELLQESEQQLLSKITTKNSTVELHVVR